The stretch of DNA TGTGATGATAAATACAACTGCATTCAATCAATAaccaaaataataacaatagtgATCGATACAATACAGTACATGTCAGTTTTTCACAATTGAGAAAATGTTGTTAATGGgaatcagagacagagaagaaaggcAAAATATTTTGAGGTTTAATTGTAATATATTAAgaataaacattattttttttagggaaaaaataatattttggaTGGGAAAAGTTGTAATATTAACTtgtaatatatatttgaaatacttctaaaaaaaaaaaatcaggataCTTCAAGAAAAAACTCAATGTTgataattttgtttaaaaatctgatattttgAGATTTAAATAATCTGTCCCTGTGATTTTTATATCAGattataacattttcttttctctcattaCATCACACATGTTTCTGAAAATGATTCAGGACTTTTTAGATAACTTGTTATCttgaaattacacttttttttctcaatgctgactttaatataaaattcaaatgtttttctccaAATATTTTGCCTTTAGTCTGGATTGTTGTTTTCCCGCCTCAGCAGTGAGCCCTGGTTCGCTGTCACAGGTTTCTCTTTGAACAAGTTTAGTTAAAGTTTAAAAGGCATCGCTCAACAGCTTTGAGGAGCCATTACACTCACTCAGTCGTTTAGTCTTCTTTTCATAACACGGACCACGGACCATGAATCCAGGCCAGTAACACAGTAcaatcagtttttgttttttttttggagataTTGgaccaacaaaataaaacaattacagACACGCTGTTTATCATTGTCTTGTCGACATTTAGGAAAGTGTCTCCacattaacagcagcagcttacTGTTTTGGAAACAGTTTGCAGTCATTTGATTATGTGTCCCCATGAGTGCACGTTCAGTTCACTTAAATCAGGCCAGCGATGGCGAGTTTACAGGAAATATACTGCTTTCTTCTGGAATCTACCAACTGACCACCAGATGTGGGATGTACTTCATTTACAGTTGACTACCAAAGCCAGCTGTCCAGATGCTGAACACAGTAACAGGACTGTTCCAGGATAGCAGACAGCTCCCCGTAGCTCTCCTCTCGCCATGTGGGGAGGAGCCTCTCATTGTTAAGGGCCTGAAGCTTCGGCGTGCCCTCACGGAGGACGTGGTACAGGCAGGGCCATCGGTGCTGAATCCTCAGCCTGGTCCTCCGGTCCAGCGTGATCCCGCGGACGATCTTCTTGGCTCGAAGCTCGCGCAGGGCCGGCAGCTTCAGGCAGGAGAAGACTAAGCCTCGGCTGGGCGACACGTCCAGGAACTCCAGAGACTGGGACTCCAGAGTGTACGAGATGCCCAGATTCCTTAGCGGCACCAGGATGTGTAGAGTCAGAGACTTTAGGTTAGGCAGGGATTTGGTTAGGGTCTGCAGCGTCGAGGGAGTCACTCCTTTAAAGACCCAGAAATATTTGAGCTCAAGgactctgagctgctggaaCTGGGTGAGCAGCGACACGGACAAGTCCGACCAGTCAAAATGCAGCCGCATCTTAGAGATGCGCGGGCAGCTGTGGGTGAGTTTGGTCAGCAACTCCTGGAAACTCGTCACCTGTCAAATCAAACCAGAGAGATGAACCATGTGGTGTTAGTCTGCACAAAAACATCTCATAACACTGGTTTCCAAACTGTTGCTGCCATCCCCTCCCTTTGGAAGCTGGAAAAAGGTCAGGTGACCGCTTTATGAACATCaccagcttttcttttctccccaATAAAACGGGAATTTCACTGGAAGataaactgcagaaaatatTCCATGTGAAGCGTACATTTAAAaggatattggattgtttcgaAGGgcgtttttaaaagtgtctaaaacatgGGTAACAGGTAATGTACAGACTATTCGTGAGTACCCACTGTTCAGCTCACATGTCCCAGTCGGCCATGACAGCAGGACAGTGAGCAGGATGTGTGATGGGTGTGATCAATCACATTAATTATATCGGCCCCGGGTCTGTACATCCTGACATGGCTCACTGAGACACTTAATGGAACAGAGCCgtcgttaatgttattaattacacctgtacACGCGAATCTGAAACCagagcagctaaatggaatttaACCATCACTCAGTAAAACGTACTTTTATCTCAGAGCTTTTCCTGGTTTTaccttgttttatttctctttaaattactcacttctgttgttttatgCTTGTGATCGTCTTAATTGTTCTATTATCTGTTCTCTTTGCTTGgaaatgtattgatttaatttcattgattctattttatttcttctgttgttATTGTTCATCTTCATTTTTACTATTAATCAGATTCTTCAATTTGGCATTTATGCATGATGAAGTACTTAACAATTGAATATCTGCTGATTAACAAATCCATTAATGAACTAAATATATGATCATCATGTGATAATATGACATTGTTCCAGTGTTGTATGCAGTATGTTGACAGAGAGACCTAAAACTACCTGGCATGGagttatttaaaaagaagacaaaaaaaaaaaaatcaaaaatgtgttttatcaaCTGTACAATAAAGAAGAGTGTCCAATTTTCATTAATCGATAATctgcagatttttcttctttgcttccACTCGTACTGGGTCTGATCATTTCCTCACACATGAAGTGTAGTCACTCATAAAACAGGGAAAGTCTAACTAGCATCCTTTGGTCTAAACTGTTACAGCAGTTTACAGAGGTCAAAATACTTACAAGACTTCTGGGTGCTTAAGTCAGGAGCCGCCAACATGTGACgctgcagctttaatttcaACCTGGATTCACAGTGGAAACTAAAACCAGCAAAATCAAGTTACCTGGTCCATTTTGGTAATGCTGTCCTGGTGtgagctggagctggagtgGACCCTGAGGTCCAGCGGCTCGAGAAGAGTAAAGGTCCAGTTGAGGTCCAGGTGGCTGAGGTCTCTGCAGTGAACATTATCCAGCAGGTGGCTCAGCAGCTCGCACCACTTGTTGCAACGATCCCCCAGGTCAAAGCTGGCCTTCAGTGTGAGCAGGCTCGCCCGGCGGGAGATGAGGTGGTGGGTGTAATGGTGGACCCAGGATTTCCACCTCTCGAACTCACGGTTGGAAACAAGCAGCCCCTCCTGACCCAGATGGAAGACACCGCGACGGGAATAGTCAGCCACCCGCCACAGCTTCCACGAGCGGACGAGACAGCTCCAGCTCAGGCAAACCAAGGCACAGCTACACTTATCCACCTCATTCAGAAAGGACAAGACATGCAGCTGGCACTCCACCGGCAGGAAGTTGAAAGGGAAGTAGTCATCCGTTGCTTTCCGACGGCTGCTTACAGGCACCAGGGGTCTTTTTCTCGGTGACATGATGACAGATGAGGAAATGATGTTGGTCGTCATTGGTGGAGGTCAGAATCTCCACCGGTCGGTCTTGTGGTCTAGTTCTGCCATAAATGTTTCTGGCCTGGTGAAGtcttaaagaaaagaaacagacagaaaataattcaCAATGATTTACAATGAACACAATGACAGAAGATTTAACACAGTTGTTATGTtgtacatgttttatgtttttaatggcGTGTTTTGCTATGTGGATTGCATGAATCTTTTATTTGGGTGagacttttttgtttctttttttcaagttGTCCAAAGTTAACTAGCAGAAAAAACAAGACCCGCTGTGGTTCACTATGTGGTCTGTTTTACAGCAGGCAATACAACATGCCTTTAGGCTCTGAATGGAGAACACCATCAACATTCACATGACTTTAGTCCAGCTGAACAGCTCGGCTTGTAAACCTACCTATTTGACTTATGTGGCTGTATTTTAAGCTCTAACATACTTGAATTGTGGTTCAGCTTGAACCTAAACTTTATCTTGGTGTATAAATTAAACTTAGTATCGTATGGCTTAAGCACAACTGTTTTCAATAGCTGTAATCGTACCATATGTAAACTCCTAAATTAGGTGGCTTTCCCTTGAAAGTCCAGGTGAAGCTGATCAACCGAGGTTGGTGTAACGTTACTTCATCAACAAATACTCCACTGAAAGAAAACCTACACGTAATGTGATATTCACGTGCTCAACGTTATGCAGGCATTAAATTACAGTTTCGTGGTGTGACACGGTCAGTTTGTGACATGACTCGAGGTGCTCTGGCAGATCCGTTATTTTACTCTTATTATTTCCTGATCGTTACCTTTCGGTTGAACAGGTTCACATTCAGAGACAACCTGTATATCCTATAGTTAGTGATTGTTTTACACTATAATCGACAAAAGTCGTGTCGTTACCTTTTGGTCGAACTGGCTCCCCCTCGTCCTCAGTTTAAATGCTAACCTGCTAGGAGCTAGCAGAGATGAGACAAAGGGGTTTAAAATAATACAGCTAATTGCCGCGCATCgttgaatattttatataatttgcTTTGTATCCGAATGCATTAGTaactgtaaaaagtaaaatgtacaaatgaaaCACCTAAAAACTGTAGAGAACAGAATTCAGTAACTAGGCCGGCTAGTTAGCCGCCGAA from Seriola aureovittata isolate HTS-2021-v1 ecotype China chromosome 10, ASM2101889v1, whole genome shotgun sequence encodes:
- the si:dkey-12e7.1 gene encoding uncharacterized protein si:dkey-12e7.1; the protein is MTTNIISSSVIMSPRKRPLVPVSSRRKATDDYFPFNFLPVECQLHVLSFLNEVDKCSCALVCLSWSCLVRSWKLWRVADYSRRGVFHLGQEGLLVSNREFERWKSWVHHYTHHLISRRASLLTLKASFDLGDRCNKWCELLSHLLDNVHCRDLSHLDLNWTFTLLEPLDLRVHSSSSSHQDSITKMDQVTSFQELLTKLTHSCPRISKMRLHFDWSDLSVSLLTQFQQLRVLELKYFWVFKGVTPSTLQTLTKSLPNLKSLTLHILVPLRNLGISYTLESQSLEFLDVSPSRGLVFSCLKLPALRELRAKKIVRGITLDRRTRLRIQHRWPCLYHVLREGTPKLQALNNERLLPTWREESYGELSAILEQSCYCVQHLDSWLW